A segment of the Psilocybe cubensis strain MGC-MH-2018 chromosome 5, whole genome shotgun sequence genome:
TGTACCCATCCGCCGCCTCGACGATTTTCTGCTCTTCCAGCTCCCGAAGCATCTCCTTGACCTTGATGCCCTTCCGCACAAGTACGGCGTCCTTCGTCGTGGCTGCCCGTTCGGCGATCGCAGCAAGGTTGTACGGTCGTTTCTCGGCCGCATGAGGCAACGAACGGATCAGCTGCACAAAGATAGACTTGGTCTCCATGTACAGCATATCACTTGATGACACTGAATCCATCAATGCACTTTGGATATCGTGCACCGGTGTTTCCCAACGACTATACAGGTTCAACTCGATCGTTCGGTTTTCTTTGCGGGGTACTTGAGGAGGCGCTGGGCCTAACTCGTCAGTAAGAATTCGTAGATGTTGCTTGTCGTTTGGGGACTGGaggaaaacattattcaatGTATTTCCTCTCATTACGGGCTTCATGCTTACCAGTGTCTCCACGTGTTGAAGAATGAGGGAATGCGTATTGTAAAGTTCGTTCAGCGTAATATGGATCATCAAATCTTTTTTAGAGAGGGCCATGTATTGATCCATCTGAATATTCCAAGTAAGTAAGATAGTAACAAATCCTTCTCATGCCAACGTACCTCAAGGGTATCATAGAAGTCTCCGACCTCGCAAAGGTTGTTAAGGAACTGGTTGATGCGGGCTTTATTATTTTCGACGAAGGGATTAAGGGTCATCATGTACGCCTCCTTTGCGTACGAAGGTTTGTTTGCAAGATTCTGCAACATCTTCGCAATCTATTGTTCATGAATCATAAGTGCGTTGATTAGAAACTGTATCCATTGGCACACACCAAGGTAAGGGTTCGTCGTGGGTGCTTAGCAGGAACACCTTCCACAAGCATGTATGCCTGTGGCGTTACGATAGCGGGGTTGATGAAACGAAGGAAGAAAAACCCGCCAATGAGAGAGCAAATAGCATAATCAGTAGCGTCAGGATATTTACGCTAGTAGGAGGAAATGATTAGCAGGGCACGAGCAAAATGGAGCAATGGACACCAACTCTCGTCAGACTTCGAATCTGTTTGCATATCCAACGGATACCGTAAGGTACACTCTCCATACTCTCAATGATAGTCAACAAAAAGCTGTTGGCAATCTCCATGAGCATTGTGAGGCGTGGTGCGATGATAGCTTGGACATCATTGTTCTCTGCTGCTATTTCAGGTGCCACACCTCTGGGTAGATTAGGCGGAAGAGAGcctgtttcttcttcaatttggTTGATCATTTGCTCATAGACCTGTGATGTCCATTTAGAGACGGACGGTGCCTCCGATAAGCAAAGcataccttgacaggattgATCTCTAGGTTGAGGTCCTTGTGTTCGATTAGGCTGTTTATGCGTTCGGCCAAGACGCTCTTGAGGTAGCTCTGACCAGGGCCACGGCGGGTATATGTCGTCATCATGCGAGAAACAGGGGTATTGGCGCGAAGAAGCGAGCCGAACTCGGTTGCAGTCTCGAACTGAGCTGAGAGCACGCTCTGAAACATCGTGAGGAGAAGGTGTTCTTCTCTACTTTCGTACTGGTTTCCGTAAAGGGTGAACATGACGGTCTGAAGGAGAGTGTCGATCTCGGAAAGTGATACAAGGCGACAAAGAGCTGCAATATGTCGCGGCTCAGACtggagaaggaaaaaaagattGGAGTACTGCTGTATTTTTCTGTCGTCTGGGTAATGTCCTTCTGTTGGATCAACTTCTTCCAGCGTGCGCTCCACTTCGCGTTGCTGTCAGACGATGTTGAGTACATAAACAAGGAACATTAATGGAGGATCGTGGTGGGAACAGATGCTTACTTCGTCGAGTGCCATTCTGTTCTGAATCAACAGGGCAATGCGAGAGTCAAGATAACGGACATCCCGTTCTAGAACGAAATTCTTTTTCGACTGAGCAGAGATCTTTCCCTTGAGGTCACGAAGACGCTTTTGCGCTGCAGATAAGAAAACGGGTCAGAGCAAGTGGGGAAAGCGACGGGGGGAGAAACGAACCTCTGGCCAAATCATCCTCTACCTCGACATCCTGCTCTGCCGCCATGCTGAAGAGGGCGGTAACACTGTAGCGGTTTGTGTTCCTGTTGGTGAGACGGCGGGTGGAGGACATGCCTGGGGAGGTGGGCTGGTCCTGGTACGACATGATGGAGAACCTGGGAGGGTGGGTATCTTTTGAAAGGTGGTGAGGCGCTACGGAGAcgagaggaggagagggagaagaaagagagtcTGTATACTGAGAGGACCTATAACGAGACCAGCGCTAGGGAGCGTTCGTATACAGCGGGAAGGAGAGGTAGGGATCGTTGGGAAGGAGGGTATCGATATGAGGGACAGGGACGGAAGCAAGCAACTGACCATTCTCAGTCTCAGATCCATACAATTGATCACCTCGGCAGACTCCTCCAACTGCACAGCCACAACCttgccttttttttgtttgttgcaATGATCGAGAGCCATGTATGATCACTCTGTCGTCCTCTCTGGCACGCacagcttcaagcttcaccGCCAGACTCGGTATGCATGCCTCTCATAATTACTCGCCCACATGCGGGATGGCTCTCGCATTCCGTACACGAGGCTTTATCAGCCTCTACGATGAGGCTATCCCTTCATTGATTTTCAACCACATTCTCGCCTCATCTCTGGTCGCAGCTCGCCTTTTTCGACCACTGTCCCAGCTTCTCGGGACTAGAGCTTATTTCGCGGCGTCGTGTCCTGCTTATTTCCCAATATTCCTGACAGAAGGCTATTGATACCAGACTTATGCTTCAGGGTGTTCAGAGCATTCTACTGGCAAAGGCATGCATTTCATACTTGGACTCTGCATGTCCATATTCTGCCCCTGCTTTCTCTTTCGTGTATACTACCGACTGGGGCCAGGCTTTCCGACGTCCAAACTCAGAACTTTATTCACCATTTGGGAGTCAAATTCGGGTCCACAGCGAACACATGTCCAAGCGCGTAGTTCTGGTTGTGATAGCGTATCTCTTTTCTCATAAACAAACGTTCTACTTTCAGGATTTCAGTTCCCGTAATGCTCTCGGTGAATTTCCATATCGTTCGTATCAAATTGTGGTGACAGTTGCACTTATCATTTACTGCAAAAGAATATGGAATCGATTCTAGAGCAGAAAATAGATATTCAAATAATATCGAAACCATACACACATCAAGCTGTTAAGCTTTCTGCAATTGCTAACAATTGTTGAAGCGACACCGCGGCCTGAGGAATGAAGCACCAGATATCGATCGGCAACGTTTTGAAAAATCTGGCAACCAGTAACAACCAATCGCGTCCGGGGATGAGAAAGGTTAAAGTGAAGCAAAATGCGACATCACCGTCGGTTAACAACGGTGTCGTCGAGCAAATAGGTTAAACCTGCCCTATATTCGGACATTCCGGACACCCCTAACGAATAATACCCGACGCACCTTTCTCATCCTCCAATTACACCCACGAAAAATAAACGAGTTCATATAGCGACCCACTCTTTTGACGAATCTGCTGCCCGGTGAAAAACCCTTTTGGGCTCCCGGCGGAGATGCCGGTTTGATTTTTATTACCTCTTCACCGCCCAGCTCGAAATAGAGAGCACAGAAATCATTATAGAACAGGATCAATGGTGAGCCATTGCTCAGGAGCCACGAACAAGAGGCTAGATCTTACGAAACAAATCCCTACACCTTCGGAATACATCAGCAACAGACTGGCTATCTCAAACTCGGTCAAAAATGATATGTAGCTAAAGATAATTCACCACGGGGTATCTTTGAGATGGAAGTGGAAATTGGAGAAACCTTGACAAAGCCTTGAATGTGAACAAATCCGATTCCTCTCCCATGAAATCTGGGGTTTTTTGAAATGctggaaatgaaatgaacaTGGCGCCACCTAGAGGTTTTAAACACCCAATATGATGGCAACGTATTATATTTATATTTTTACAGTCAACTTTAAGAGAATACCCACACACAAAATGCACAAAATTGGTAGATCATCCCGATGTTCACCCGCTTCGTTCGGTCCTAGATAAACGGACGGGGGGCATATGTACGCATGTGTAGAGCATTGTCTTCACACACCTCAGCCACCAGCTGCTGCACACCTTCCTAGCCTCAGACGGACTCTGATGGAGCCAGGGTCATTGGATTCGAAAGTAAGCACCGACGTCACCTCTTGCCAATCAAGCTCGGTGCTACTGCCATTACGATGATACTGTTATGGTGCTAGTTTTGACATATTGTTATCCAATCAAGGCGACGAACGCCCGATGTACATGCACTGGAGTGGCACCTGTCTCAAATTCCCAGGCACCCTGCCAGTATATGTTATATACACCCGTAAGCAAGGCCAACTGAATGCGGTGCCCATTTTTGTTACACAAAGTCTCCGTGTCCGCATGTCCATGTGGTAAGATGGCAAGCGATAAATCCCCCCGCTGATGCGCCCGCCGCCTGACTAACTGTGCACTCTGGGGCGTTAGCAGATACTGTGTATCTTTCCCCCGTATCTCTGCAGAAAAAGTAAGTCGAGACAGCAAAGGATAGCCGACATCTATCAATTACGTTCATCAAAGACGACAATCATACAAGCGAATAACGAAAGATCTCCTTCGCGGTGGTTGTTAAGGCGCCTGTTTAAAATAGGCGCCCGTGACCGTTTGCGGTGCGAAAAAGGGATTAGCTTCATCAGCACGCGTCTGGTGAGTTCATGTGCATCATAGATGATGTGTTTCGGGTCTTGTCTTgtgctgttgctgtggtGAAGTAGCAGCCTCGTGTACGGAATCCGTTGAACAGTTTTGAGAACAATGCATACAAGTTATTCCGAGGCCAAGCGTACACATGTCTGTCCTCTTATTAAAGCTCGCTGACTTTGAAAGGCACGCGAACCATTCCTTTTGAAGACGAGTCTAAGATTTGTTGTACAACTTGGGCACTGTAAGGGTACTAGTATGAACACCATTATGTTCCATCTTGGGAATCTGGCGAACTATCATCTATGTCGAAAGATATCAATACCGAGATATATTACTCGAAAAGGCTTCTTCTTAATTATCCAGATATTCGAGTTCCCATTACCTCGGGATTCGGAGGATATTGTCGTCCGGCTTTTAAACAGTGACTTTGAGGTTTAGCTAGACATCCAAAAGTTGCAGGGGAGTTTGATGTACGTCAACGTACGATGACCGTATCGTACCCTTCATCATATTGCTAATAGCCCCCCTTGGAAATTCACATGCTCCCCTTTGCTCACCACTCGCTCCGCAAAACGATATACCAGCCAATAGATCTAGATTGAGGGTCATTTATTTTGTTTGTCACTTCCCGCGACGCTTTGCCCATTTGGAGGCAAAAGGATCCGAATTAATGAACAAAGGCAATGTCgagaatatatatatataggtGTCTGTAACAGTGTATAATTTTTAGTTTCCCGAAGTGGACCTCTGGCAGGGACCATCGACCTGATCTAGAGCGCTCGCCGACATCCAGGGTCCGCGCTCATCACCTTTTATGTCTTGTAAAATCCCTGATAATTAATGGTAAAATTAAAATATTTATCTCCAATGTCGTTTCGAGCTGATAGTTGGGCAGGTGCACTCCATGGAATCAGTGAACTAAATTTATTGGTTTAAGCTATCAAGTAGGGTAGGAACCGATAGAGCAATCCCCTGCTAGAAAGCCTTTGGGATTAAAGTGGCTCCTTTGGATCTGCCGTACTGCGAAGGGTTTGGGGCAGGAAACCTTTCATGTAACCGGATGATCGGCGGCACAATTGGTTTTCAAGGAACTTCCCAGCCCACGTTGAATTCGAACTCTTGAGTCTTTACTCTGTGCGTGTCCCTGGTGAATTGTATTTCCAAGGCTTTCACACATTACCTCATACTACCGTCAACCCTTCGAAGATGTTGCTGTAACATGTCCATTCCGGTCCTTACTTTCTTGGCTGTACCTATCTATACTTTAGATACTGAAATCTCACGCTTTAGATTGCCAGCCTTGGATGGCTCCTTTTCGGAATGGGATATCAAGATGTAAGAAAATATATTAGTTTACCAATAGATACAGTGCTTGAGGAGATGCCAGTCTGATCACAGACTGCACGAAATAGGTAAGAAAGCGTGTACAGTTCCCAATAAGATGGTACGTGTGTGAAACTTTAGCAAGGGCGGACGTGGTCAAGGTTATTTGGGAAGTTGTCTTCCCGCCCGCGACCCGAACAGACATACCTCACCCTAACAAAAGCGCCTGTTACCTGAGTAAGCTTGTCAGAGCCAGTCACTGACACTACAGTGCCAAAAGACATAGCACTCACTGCCTGTACAGCGCCGAGCATAGCAACAACAGTTCCAACTAACCAACCGTAGCCTTCGATGTTGACCTGGACCCGTTGGTTCTATTATCATAAAAATCACATTGAGCGCAGTCGCTAGACAGATCCAATTCGGATGACATACAGTTAAAAAAGTCCTCCACTAAAGAAGGTATTCATCAGTAAAGATTATGAACCgacttgaagaaaaaagctCACATGGGAAATCAAAGGACCTGTTGCCGACGAATGAGACGTGGTAGGAGGTGGGTAGTAACCTCCAGAAGGATATCCTTGGGGTATAGCCATGCCGTGGGAACCACCGTGATAAGGATGTTGGGCTCCGGGGTAGGCATTGGAATCAACGGGGTAATGGGGAGAACCATTGTGTTGATGAGAGCCATCCGGATAGCGGGGTGCAGCATTTGGGTAGCCGTATTGCGTGTAGTCGGGATTGGAGGAGTCCCGGACACGTCGTGCGTCTAGACGTTGTTCATTTCTAATGACAGCTGAGAAGACAATGAACATCCGTCAAAAAAGCGTATGGGGAAACATACAAGCAGAACAATCTGCTCGGTATACAACATCACCCGTAGCAAGGGAAGCAACGGAGAGGAGGGCGTTCTGGTAGCAGATAAGTTCCTTCGACATTGTAATAACTGTGTGGAGGAGACAAGGGAAGTAGAGTTTTAGTTAATATGTACGTCGGTTTATATACACTCAAAATTGCGGAGCCGTCTAGATTGAAATTACCTTTCTACGGCCTGTTTTTTACGTGAGAGCCAAAACTCTTGTATATTATATCGTATTCGTGCGCGTGACAGGATGTGTCCGAGATAACCTGGTTTGCATATCTATGGCATATTTCAGATCTGGTATTTTTAAAAGCCAAAAGGGGGCACCATTACCACAAATTACGAGATGGCTCCCGAACGAAATGTATAAGCTTTTTTAAGTCCTTCTATGTCGGGATGTGGAATTGCAGTGACACACAAGCTGCGATGTTCCCTGTATATTCGCAGCAAGCCGTCCGGAAAGATGCGTGTGATCAATTTATGAGTTGGCCTGTTCTAGTTGGGTGCAACAACAAATTGGCCAGGATGCGATAAAAAGCCAGGGTTGTCATTTCCACTTCAGGACATGACACTAACCCAGATGCATGGTTATAAGATTGCACGGTATAAGAACGTTGCTTCTACAGAGCTCCAAGTTGTACCATTGCCGGTCTCGATCATTGATTGGTCCAGTAGGCCGTGTTATGGGTACCATTCGGCAAGATTGGGCACAGCATAACGAAATTAAATCCTAGCAGAGCGAGCGGAGATATAGAAAGCATGGCAAGGAACAATTCCACAAGTTGGGTATAATAGTGCTTTCACGGAGCGCACCATCCAACAAGGTTGATTCCGAGGAAGGAAGTACAAGTTCCAGCTACCATTTCTCCGCAATTCCGGTTACCATATTCCAGAAAGCCCTGAGAGGAGTAATTGTAGTGCATGATAATATCTAGTCTCAGCGCAAAGGGGCGGCCAATGATGTGAAACGGAGATAAATCCTAATTGTGGTTGCTGGCAAggtaagattgggctcatcaggaaccagcacccccttaggtaagcaaaagttggcttacctccgaaccttttcaacccttctgcactcacactattctacatttttgaaccacagatatgtaggttatgcttctttgaacacatctgtggttttttttttcaaaaaaattttgatctcaagaagttataaagattttaatttttttcctttttttttagtctaacacgtcagaaatggtgttttctcgagtttgggagattttcgaaaatttgacaatgttcttttggccgcttatataatggtacacgtgaccacacgtgacaataagtcacgcctaagtaatacctctcagactcattatggacttccagagactacaatttgacctctgaggtgtaattctattattgtgggcataaaggctagtagtaaggattgtatatgcacatttatgaattttttttttttaaactttttgtctgaaaccattttccgtcaacataacttttgatttttttttcgagctggattttggccgctcttggcgccaagcccattgattacgtaagggtgctggtttctgatgagcccaatcttatgaGCCTGGTGAGGTTAGAATCTTTGGACAGTCACATGATTGCTGATTAGATTGGGCTGACTGACGCGTTTGTTTTCTGTCTTGTTTTTGTACAGCCCTTTCACTGCACCTTAGGTCCGCGTTCGACCACATTACAATGGCTAATTTACTGTCAATACCATTCAAAAAAGCTTATCCAATCGAAATCAAACAGGCTACCAGAGCATATTTATCAAACCAGGGAGGCGCCCACCCAGACCAATTCAAGGAAGATATCAAATCATGGCAAGATCTCAGAAGGGATGGAGTAGGTGGCGTCGTGCATGAAAATCGGGTCGGGGATTCTCTCTTGTAAATCGTCTCGAACCCTTGTATATTCTGTCTCCGAACAAAAATTAACCAAATACACAGGTACCACGCACAGCTTATATCCATTTTGACCAAGTTACCAACGGATGTAAGATAATCGTGCTTTGAAATCTGATCTTCTAGCGACTAATTGCCCCTTCGCAAGATGCAACTCGCAATTTCATATGCTCCTGCTTTCACTCCATCCTCCATTCCGGTCACCTTGAATAATCTTGTTTTCGAACGCGCGTGCCTGTTATTCAACCTAGCTGCTCTTTATTCTCAGCTAGGCAGCGCCCAAGATCGATCAAACAATGACGGTATAAAGGGCGCTGCCGCGAATTACCAGGTACAGCTCCATGTATTAAATTTTGATTTATTCTTCTGAAGGATTCATTTTCTCAGCAAGCAGCCGGGACCTTACTCTACCTCCACTCCGTTGTCCTTCCAAAACTTACCTATTCTCCAAGCGATGAAGAAATCGCTCTTGACCTTTCCACTGATTTCGTAAAGGGCTTGGAGTGGCTTATGCTTGCTCAGGCACAAGAGTGTTCATGGCAAATGGCCAAACTCAGTAAGGTTATGAATCTACTTGCAGTCACCAGAACTAATCCGCTCTAAGATCAGTACAAGAACTCGGTCATAGCAAAAATTGCATCTACGGTATAAAACTCCCCCTGCATACACAGTAATTCAGTGACC
Coding sequences within it:
- a CDS encoding GTPase-activating protein — its product is MSYQDQPTSPGMSSTRRLTNRNTNRYSVTALFSMAAEQDVEVEDDLARAQKRLRDLKGKISAQSKKNFVLERDVRYLDSRIALLIQNRMALDEQREVERTLEEVDPTEGHYPDDRKIQQYSNLFFLLQSEPRHIAALCRLVSLSEIDTLLQTVMFTLYGNQYESREEHLLLTMFQSVLSAQFETATEFGSLLRANTPVSRMMTTYTRRGPGQSYLKSVLAERINSLIEHKDLNLEINPVKVYEQMINQIEEETGSLPPNLPRGVAPEIAAENNDVQAIIAPRLTMLMEIANSFLLTIIESMESVPYGIRWICKQIRSLTRRKYPDATDYAICSLIGGFFFLRFINPAIVTPQAYMLVEGVPAKHPRRTLTLIAKMLQNLANKPSYAKEAYMMTLNPFVENNKARINQFLNNLCEVGDFYDTLEMDQYMALSKKDLMIHITLNELYNTHSLILQHVETLSPNDKQHLRILTDELGPAPPQVPRKENRTIELNLYSRWETPVHDIQSALMDSVSSSDMLYMETKSIFVQLIRSLPHAAEKRPYNLAAIAERAATTKDAVLVRKGIKVKEMLRELEEQKIVEAADGYRLMQEEVAAELVHLGNLREKVVLETKSLEAVYKTICDHNNYMRSQLEQYKAYLQNVRLTATKDKGSTTGVGVVTVGGKEKKPVKAVVLGPYRFTHAQLEKEGIIVESNVPDNRRPNIYFNITSPTPGTFIIALHYKGREKAILEMDLKIDDLLEKQKDNKHLLDLEYVQLNVPKVLGLLKKVFAKR